The following proteins come from a genomic window of Leptospira barantonii:
- a CDS encoding LA_3478 family PerA/PerB upregulated protein, translating into MNPQNILKFKYIIFLIFLFVEANCIKSNSGKLPPLFSANVTPYTPADLGIPTPPPGSPLATLPAISDNERAAIEESFRMMNENGQLDQKFVQESSIASKDVLFNRELTDAELEAKVDTELKGQSYNVSVASTEQQVLQRESLAADEFYGRIEGDLKNMTVPQLIKVRENFTLSLVMIRFMIDYGNNANGIPISILNMSRTKAVAIRQKVNEELIKRGVTSL; encoded by the coding sequence ATGAATCCACAAAACATTCTCAAATTCAAATATATCATCTTCCTAATATTCTTATTCGTCGAGGCGAATTGTATCAAATCAAACTCGGGAAAATTGCCTCCTTTATTCAGCGCCAACGTGACCCCGTATACTCCGGCAGATCTCGGTATTCCTACGCCACCCCCAGGTTCTCCTCTTGCAACCTTACCCGCAATTTCCGATAACGAAAGAGCCGCCATCGAAGAATCGTTTCGGATGATGAACGAAAACGGACAATTGGATCAGAAGTTCGTGCAAGAATCCTCGATCGCTTCCAAAGATGTTTTGTTCAATCGCGAACTGACCGATGCGGAACTGGAAGCGAAGGTCGACACGGAACTCAAAGGACAATCCTACAACGTTTCCGTCGCGAGCACGGAACAACAAGTATTGCAGAGAGAAAGCCTCGCCGCGGATGAGTTTTACGGAAGAATCGAAGGCGATCTTAAAAACATGACCGTTCCGCAATTGATTAAGGTACGGGAGAATTTTACTCTCAGCCTCGTAATGATTCGATTTATGATCGATTATGGCAACAACGCGAACGGAATTCCGATTTCTATTCTCAACATGAGCCGAACAAAAGCAGTCGCGATCCGCCAAAAGGTCAACGAAGAGTTGATCAAGAGGGGAGTCACTTCGTTATGA
- a CDS encoding LIC_10705 family lipoprotein encodes MLRKLFSAGIVCWMGLNCNPMDDGSNGVAQYHREFTAFYSLFFIVPDLDFNQFCPPTNQIPILEPGTHTRFMQAGDTFLFDNRARFQQSAPAGERRFFTFTIQENPGQNIKLTTPACGNNPRDYDAHNDSGLAGQLESVYIDLLTPPLPQKRTGFFTKLINISGSGTITFTTPSAPDPPH; translated from the coding sequence ATGTTACGTAAATTGTTCTCGGCCGGAATTGTTTGCTGGATGGGACTCAATTGTAATCCTATGGATGATGGTAGCAATGGCGTCGCACAATATCACAGAGAATTCACTGCTTTTTACTCGTTGTTCTTTATTGTTCCTGATTTAGACTTCAATCAATTCTGCCCACCTACAAATCAAATCCCGATTTTGGAGCCGGGAACGCATACGCGATTTATGCAGGCGGGTGATACTTTTCTTTTTGATAATAGAGCGAGGTTTCAACAGTCTGCCCCAGCCGGAGAAAGACGATTCTTCACATTTACAATTCAAGAAAATCCAGGACAAAATATCAAACTAACTACACCTGCCTGTGGAAACAATCCTCGAGATTATGATGCGCATAATGATTCCGGCCTCGCCGGCCAATTAGAATCTGTTTATATAGATTTACTTACTCCTCCGCTACCTCAAAAAAGAACCGGCTTCTTCACAAAACTAATTAATATATCTGGTTCAGGAACAATTACATTCACAACTCCTTCTGCGCCTGACCCGCCACACTAA
- a CDS encoding LIC_10705 family lipoprotein, translating into MFKKVLLVLIVGCLAMQCDNLKPEDSNRGTTAGLDNNFLLTYGFFFIAPNLDFNQFCPPTDQIPILEPGIHTKFMQAGDTYIFDNRARLNAFNPGSLFEYFTFTFQENAGQEIQFVSLECGLSSFEYRARQDTGLSGQSENVYIGLKTPPFEANRSRFFTKFKGITGSGTITFTTPNAQDPPH; encoded by the coding sequence ATGTTCAAAAAAGTTTTACTCGTACTAATTGTAGGTTGTCTTGCAATGCAGTGTGACAACTTAAAGCCTGAAGATTCGAATCGAGGAACAACCGCAGGATTAGATAATAATTTTTTACTTACTTACGGTTTTTTCTTTATCGCTCCCAACTTAGATTTCAATCAATTCTGCCCGCCTACAGATCAGATTCCGATTTTGGAGCCAGGAATTCATACAAAGTTCATGCAGGCGGGGGATACTTACATTTTTGATAACCGAGCAAGACTCAATGCATTTAATCCAGGAAGTCTTTTTGAATATTTTACATTTACATTTCAAGAAAACGCAGGACAGGAAATTCAATTCGTAAGCTTAGAATGCGGACTTAGCTCTTTTGAGTACCGAGCAAGACAAGATACAGGACTTTCCGGTCAGTCAGAAAATGTTTATATAGGATTAAAGACTCCACCTTTTGAAGCAAATCGTTCTAGGTTCTTTACTAAGTTTAAAGGTATTACCGGTTCAGGAACTATCACATTCACCACGCCGAACGCACAAGACCCACCGCATTAG
- a CDS encoding LIC10707 family hydrolase: protein MKFKLSFFWIIIFSNLPLLADKNSFTILFPDEQHTVKYFIETNCNTQFDNSNPESFEPDKTFLTMYGDSLGDFVNEGLYGYFGWDKYLTLMNFGVTWNVQNLAVGGYTTLNVYELIAACAKDPAQRFNFKTAPNVAFEIGGNDFWHNSIMLTFMPWKFSSVVGRVAFNTKSILYQLRNPRRDKNVLVMGNFPNLSYSPTLGNINNYFVPLSTHPDGLFSFNMDKLHEEQQKAMLQDTEAAAVALLPYGWLGLLFMPIDMNELHGELVQAIIGIKQAYNNALATIQIQTGIEELEILHIQIKNTGISPTKQDEWYWLWLHTIKNNISMVTSLGMLFSQGLLEQTAEEVNAKYGKVHFLPMYHLFIRQNDCLGFGQCWVANPWLYQDQVGHLNYIGYTVWAGALASKVTQLDWHNSLKNGPPHYNGAVSIPGDDTVVTPLPEEQAPQPVEVETWPIDILILICLFTGKCW, encoded by the coding sequence ATGAAATTTAAACTAAGTTTTTTTTGGATTATTATCTTCTCAAACCTGCCATTGTTGGCGGATAAGAATAGTTTTACTATTTTATTTCCGGATGAGCAGCATACAGTTAAATACTTTATTGAGACAAACTGTAATACACAGTTTGATAATTCTAATCCTGAATCCTTTGAGCCCGACAAAACTTTCCTTACTATGTATGGGGACAGTTTAGGCGATTTTGTAAACGAAGGGCTGTATGGTTATTTCGGTTGGGACAAGTATCTAACCTTGATGAACTTCGGTGTAACTTGGAATGTACAAAATCTTGCAGTTGGCGGATATACTACATTAAATGTTTATGAATTAATTGCTGCATGTGCAAAAGATCCAGCCCAACGCTTCAACTTCAAAACCGCACCCAATGTTGCTTTTGAAATCGGCGGAAACGACTTCTGGCATAACTCCATCATGCTTACCTTCATGCCCTGGAAATTCAGCTCCGTAGTCGGAAGAGTCGCGTTCAATACGAAGTCCATTCTCTATCAATTGAGAAACCCAAGAAGAGACAAAAACGTTTTGGTCATGGGAAACTTTCCCAATCTTTCCTACAGTCCCACCCTCGGAAACATAAACAATTATTTCGTTCCTCTATCGACGCATCCGGACGGTTTGTTCTCATTCAACATGGACAAACTCCACGAAGAACAGCAAAAAGCGATGTTGCAGGATACAGAAGCCGCCGCAGTCGCCTTGCTTCCATACGGGTGGCTCGGATTGTTATTCATGCCGATCGACATGAACGAGCTACACGGAGAACTTGTCCAAGCCATCATCGGAATCAAACAGGCATATAACAATGCTTTGGCGACAATTCAAATCCAAACGGGTATTGAAGAATTAGAAATACTGCACATACAAATCAAAAATACGGGAATTTCTCCCACCAAACAAGACGAATGGTATTGGCTCTGGCTCCATACGATTAAAAACAATATCAGTATGGTTACGAGTTTAGGAATGCTCTTTTCGCAAGGGTTGCTCGAACAAACCGCCGAGGAGGTCAATGCAAAATACGGCAAAGTGCACTTTCTACCGATGTATCATTTATTCATCCGTCAAAATGATTGTTTAGGATTCGGTCAATGCTGGGTCGCAAACCCTTGGTTGTATCAGGATCAAGTCGGTCATTTGAACTATATCGGATATACGGTGTGGGCGGGAGCTTTAGCTTCTAAAGTCACTCAGCTCGATTGGCACAATTCTCTTAAGAATGGCCCCCCTCATTACAACGGGGCTGTTTCCATCCCAGGTGACGATACGGTCGTAACCCCTTTGCCGGAAGAACAAGCTCCACAACCCGTTGAGGTGGAGACATGGCCGATCGACATTCTCATTTTGATCTGCTTATTCACGGGAAAATGCTGGTAA
- a CDS encoding LA_1694 family PerA/PerB upregulated protein, whose amino-acid sequence MLVNRRFRILPFWLLLCAFQFHCIQENASNPSLQLALIEGQLHVTPRPEVPSIKACLVSTQIASGKITTCYELEKERCNLDFFNNIKTQTILQNRRDDLNFISINFSNCAAATGPLFIKYSNLQTPASMLWKDSFGFDGANLESQFQFTNQKSCKELGLQTAPYIGGGFNRLLNSEEVSQLDGLEAELALIPATSAACKNDLNLNPNLIALTQNVQNGSLVRGITCAYQNGSGYPICPWK is encoded by the coding sequence ATGCTGGTAAACCGCAGGTTCCGCATTCTACCGTTCTGGCTTTTGCTTTGTGCATTCCAGTTTCATTGTATTCAGGAAAATGCATCCAATCCGAGTTTGCAACTCGCTCTGATCGAAGGGCAGTTGCACGTAACGCCCAGACCGGAGGTCCCTTCGATCAAAGCCTGTCTTGTCAGCACTCAAATTGCGAGCGGCAAAATCACCACCTGTTACGAGTTGGAAAAGGAACGATGCAATCTTGATTTCTTCAACAACATCAAAACACAAACCATCCTGCAGAATCGAAGGGACGATTTGAACTTTATCAGCATCAACTTTTCCAACTGTGCCGCCGCGACCGGACCCTTATTCATCAAATATTCCAATCTGCAAACACCCGCGTCTATGCTCTGGAAAGATTCGTTCGGATTCGACGGAGCAAATTTGGAATCTCAATTTCAATTCACCAATCAGAAAAGCTGTAAGGAACTCGGATTACAAACCGCTCCCTATATCGGGGGAGGTTTCAATCGATTGCTCAACTCCGAAGAAGTATCACAACTCGACGGACTCGAAGCTGAGCTTGCGCTCATCCCAGCCACAAGCGCCGCTTGTAAGAACGATCTGAATTTGAATCCGAACCTGATTGCATTAACGCAAAACGTACAAAACGGATCACTCGTTCGAGGAATCACCTGTGCGTATCAAAACGGAAGCGGATATCCGATTTGCCCTTGGAAATGA
- the rpmG gene encoding 50S ribosomal protein L33, which translates to MREIIKLVCQEPGCSKGRSTYLLTKNKKAKTEKLVTKKFCKFCRKHTEYKETKV; encoded by the coding sequence ATGAGAGAAATTATCAAGCTCGTTTGTCAGGAACCAGGTTGTTCAAAAGGAAGAAGTACTTATCTTCTTACCAAGAACAAGAAGGCTAAAACTGAAAAATTGGTTACTAAAAAATTCTGCAAATTTTGCAGAAAACACACCGAATACAAGGAAACCAAGGTCTAA
- a CDS encoding TraR/DksA family transcriptional regulator — MTAKKPAPAYDKKALQEISELLLEKKNVLLEKYAHWEDNSRPSGLKEMGDIADIASEINEETLSSVLSEAEIETIREIDVALEKIEDGTYGICEGTGKKIPIARLKAIPWTRYTVEFAETLSKGKGFSRKSNAGSLTGAYKIPSDMDSMDD, encoded by the coding sequence ATGACTGCAAAAAAACCGGCACCGGCATACGATAAAAAAGCTCTTCAAGAAATTTCAGAGCTCCTCCTAGAGAAAAAAAACGTTCTCTTGGAAAAGTATGCCCACTGGGAAGACAACAGCAGACCGTCCGGCCTGAAAGAAATGGGCGATATCGCCGATATCGCTTCTGAAATCAACGAAGAGACCTTGAGTTCCGTTCTTTCCGAAGCGGAGATCGAAACCATCCGCGAAATCGATGTCGCTTTAGAAAAAATCGAAGACGGCACGTACGGGATCTGCGAAGGAACCGGGAAAAAGATCCCGATCGCTCGTCTCAAAGCGATCCCTTGGACGCGTTATACCGTAGAATTTGCGGAAACTCTTTCCAAAGGGAAAGGTTTCTCTCGTAAGAGCAATGCGGGAAGTCTTACCGGCGCGTATAAGATTCCATCCGATATGGATTCGATGGACGACTGA
- a CDS encoding PrsW family glutamic-type intramembrane protease codes for MFLFLGSEEFFITLLKFCTAVSAAGFYWFFYRNTYYHPNRKSFDLSAIFSGVFTVGLSIFPELFIQQYLDENSHFDRAFQGSSLLEEVPKLIVILWYFKGLKSVYNTSDGIYFGLTLGASFGLVENLLYSPLLDFWPLFLRAVTSLPIHTFTGGIYGFAVMRYYHSRPSSFNFLSVFYSLFGCFILHGTFNYILLIDGDSVVLLPLILATGFFILEYLLTISQNILPIEVLQSIGLYRDDYKVVSKFTRYDSWMRSSQNQIQKVGPIPLFRHLTRMKIAVSVFLFLIPTLLYSIYLKFPEIIPVLLGGIRTSEFIGLFLVYPIWLCILILFRGILNPKFFRERILKIPLFIAVSIVQEEREYHSLAYSLSGKGFYSPIEKTLVIGDRVHVTFYVAGKEFQNILAIPVWLNVREDDPEFEPGAVFIFVSPPWKLLFWRLFVRAKQQFQNLLNQIAHPGGSSHSI; via the coding sequence ATGTTCCTTTTTTTAGGATCCGAAGAATTCTTTATAACCCTTTTGAAATTCTGCACGGCGGTTTCCGCCGCCGGATTTTATTGGTTTTTCTACCGCAACACCTACTATCATCCCAATCGAAAGAGTTTCGATCTTTCCGCGATCTTCTCGGGAGTTTTCACGGTGGGGCTTTCCATCTTCCCCGAACTTTTCATTCAACAGTATCTGGATGAGAATTCTCATTTCGATCGTGCCTTTCAAGGAAGTTCCCTTTTGGAGGAAGTTCCAAAGTTGATCGTGATTCTCTGGTATTTTAAGGGATTAAAATCCGTTTACAACACCTCGGACGGAATCTACTTCGGACTTACGTTAGGCGCTTCTTTCGGACTTGTGGAGAATCTTCTCTATTCCCCCCTTCTCGATTTTTGGCCTCTGTTTCTCAGAGCCGTGACCTCTCTTCCGATCCATACCTTTACCGGTGGAATCTACGGTTTTGCGGTGATGCGGTATTACCATTCGAGGCCGTCCTCGTTCAACTTCTTGAGCGTTTTTTACAGCCTGTTCGGATGTTTTATCCTGCACGGGACCTTCAATTACATTTTGCTCATAGACGGAGATTCGGTGGTTCTGCTTCCGTTGATCTTAGCGACCGGGTTCTTCATTTTGGAATATCTGCTCACGATTTCACAGAACATTCTTCCCATAGAAGTGCTTCAGTCGATCGGTTTGTATCGGGACGATTACAAGGTGGTTTCCAAGTTCACTCGGTACGATTCTTGGATGCGTTCGAGTCAGAACCAGATTCAGAAAGTCGGTCCGATTCCTTTGTTCAGACACTTGACGAGGATGAAGATCGCCGTTTCGGTTTTTCTTTTTTTGATTCCGACTTTATTATATTCCATTTATTTAAAGTTTCCGGAAATAATTCCGGTTTTGCTCGGAGGAATCAGAACCTCGGAGTTCATCGGACTTTTTTTGGTGTATCCGATCTGGCTTTGTATTTTGATTCTTTTTAGAGGGATTCTCAATCCCAAATTCTTTCGGGAAAGAATTCTCAAAATCCCTCTTTTTATCGCGGTTTCCATCGTGCAGGAGGAACGAGAATATCATTCACTCGCGTATTCTCTTTCGGGTAAGGGATTTTATTCACCGATCGAGAAGACTCTGGTCATAGGAGATCGAGTTCACGTAACCTTTTACGTCGCTGGAAAAGAATTTCAAAACATTCTCGCGATCCCGGTTTGGTTGAACGTAAGAGAGGACGATCCCGAGTTCGAACCCGGGGCCGTTTTTATTTTCGTAAGTCCGCCTTGGAAACTTCTTTTCTGGAGATTATTCGTGCGAGCCAAACAACAGTTTCAAAATCTTTTGAATCAGATCGCGCATCCCGGCGGATCATCGCACTCGATTTAA
- a CDS encoding LruC domain-containing protein, with the protein MKKILLLLLVVSIAVGCNHKKKGALWPLLALLNQDTSSSNSNGQSGVATESASSSNGGGIVLVDNTGSNGSVTYYPSASGASPSSSSSSSSSNSSGSNSSSSSGDSNNSGSSTGSSSSSNSSSSSDTSNSSTPGTNPNSGSSNSSGSGSSSASNDGSSSSGSNTSSGSSDNSGSGSSGSSSSGSGDNVASGGSSSGSTGSGSTGTDTGSNSGGSSNNSNGGSNSGSSNSGSGSSGDSGSSASGNTQAPPVTGVITVNDQVGSTPFTYNTVQTIPLNLVVTDKQSKPVSGATVIVSDNQGNILFQGISDNTGKVSGTITVETAVGQITLEITANGESITNVINLINVIGINREIKYEILLPVVAAPTDTDKDGVPDTLDTYPQDPTRSSLIRIPAEGVSTVAYEDLYPSAGDADLNDYVLHIHNEEDLNAAGDVIRLRGTYQHVARGAGYKHTFFLKLPVSVGAKYSRKVVREDGKEITALNTINVSAADLTAGVQIHEESNKTTSNPNVNPGGVYKPGYIATIEIVFNSPVKKSVIGNYPYDIFIKVINTGKEIHFPGLYKNANGTDKYLDSNQFPWAILVPGAWKYPYEGFDIRKDTQTGYKEFNLWVASKGTSYKDWYKHITNEAKVFPVPDVESELMGFLLNSVKKNAILVAILLMAAGATAAYLLKRRMLSQA; encoded by the coding sequence ATGAAGAAGATTCTATTATTACTGCTTGTCGTGAGCATTGCAGTCGGTTGTAATCATAAGAAGAAAGGAGCCTTGTGGCCTCTTCTTGCCTTACTCAATCAGGACACAAGTTCCTCGAATTCAAACGGCCAATCCGGTGTCGCCACGGAATCCGCTTCCTCTTCAAACGGAGGGGGAATCGTTCTCGTGGACAATACGGGAAGCAACGGAAGTGTAACGTACTATCCGTCGGCAAGTGGAGCGAGTCCTTCGTCCAGTTCCTCTTCGAGTTCCTCAAACTCAAGCGGTTCGAATTCGAGTTCTTCTTCCGGAGATTCCAACAACTCCGGTTCTTCTACGGGGAGTTCGTCTTCATCCAACTCTTCTTCATCTTCCGATACTTCGAATTCTTCGACTCCGGGTACAAACCCGAATAGCGGAAGTTCCAATTCTTCAGGTTCCGGTTCTTCCAGCGCTTCCAATGACGGATCTTCCTCTTCCGGAAGTAATACCTCTTCCGGTTCATCCGACAATTCCGGTTCGGGTTCCAGCGGAAGTTCTTCCTCCGGCTCCGGCGATAACGTAGCTTCCGGTGGATCTTCATCCGGTTCCACAGGATCCGGATCGACAGGAACCGATACAGGTTCAAACAGCGGTGGTTCTTCCAACAATTCGAATGGCGGAAGCAATTCCGGATCTTCCAATTCCGGTTCGGGATCGTCCGGTGACTCCGGAAGTTCCGCATCCGGCAACACACAAGCTCCTCCGGTTACGGGCGTAATCACAGTGAACGATCAAGTGGGAAGTACCCCTTTTACCTACAACACGGTTCAAACGATTCCGTTGAACTTAGTCGTAACGGATAAACAATCCAAACCTGTGAGCGGTGCGACCGTAATCGTTTCCGACAACCAAGGAAACATTCTCTTCCAAGGAATTTCCGATAACACCGGAAAGGTGAGCGGAACCATCACCGTGGAAACGGCGGTCGGCCAAATCACTTTGGAGATCACCGCAAACGGAGAATCGATCACCAACGTAATCAATCTGATCAACGTGATCGGAATCAATCGTGAAATCAAATACGAGATTCTTCTTCCGGTCGTAGCGGCTCCTACCGATACGGACAAGGACGGAGTTCCGGATACTTTGGATACTTATCCTCAAGACCCGACTCGTTCTTCTTTGATCCGTATTCCTGCGGAAGGTGTGAGCACGGTCGCATACGAAGATTTGTATCCGAGTGCGGGTGACGCGGACTTGAACGATTACGTTCTTCATATTCACAACGAAGAGGACTTAAACGCCGCTGGTGACGTGATTCGTCTGAGAGGAACTTACCAGCACGTCGCAAGAGGGGCCGGTTACAAACATACGTTCTTCTTAAAACTTCCGGTTTCGGTCGGAGCTAAGTATAGCAGAAAAGTCGTAAGAGAGGACGGGAAAGAAATCACCGCACTCAATACGATCAACGTTTCTGCCGCCGACTTAACCGCCGGGGTTCAGATTCACGAAGAATCGAACAAGACTACTTCGAATCCGAACGTAAATCCGGGCGGGGTTTATAAGCCGGGATATATCGCGACGATCGAGATCGTGTTCAATTCTCCGGTTAAAAAATCGGTCATTGGAAATTATCCGTACGATATTTTTATCAAGGTGATCAACACCGGAAAAGAAATCCACTTCCCCGGACTTTATAAGAATGCGAACGGAACGGATAAGTATCTCGATTCCAATCAGTTCCCATGGGCGATTTTGGTTCCGGGAGCTTGGAAATATCCGTATGAAGGTTTCGATATCCGCAAGGACACTCAGACCGGTTATAAGGAATTCAACCTCTGGGTGGCTTCTAAGGGAACTTCTTACAAGGATTGGTATAAACACATCACCAACGAAGCGAAGGTATTCCCTGTTCCGGATGTGGAATCCGAACTGATGGGATTTTTGCTCAACTCCGTGAAGAAGAACGCGATTCTTGTCGCGATCTTACTGATGGCCGCCGGGGCGACGGCCGCGTATCTTTTGAAAAGAAGGATGCTTTCCCAAGCCTAA
- the ubiE gene encoding bifunctional demethylmenaquinone methyltransferase/2-methoxy-6-polyprenyl-1,4-benzoquinol methylase UbiE, which produces MSEFQMPQVDRKAGFVRENFNKIAEKYDRFNDWNSFLLHRVWKNRLVSEVEKNLPNHLQVMDLCCGTGDISLRLENSPSVDHVTCVDFSENMLEIAKTRLEKQAAQGRVRFEVGDATALKNFKDSQFDAVSIGFGLRNVDDLPKALREIHRVLKPGGLFLNLDVGKVKNPLIRAFADFYFFKIVPILGYILWGGKNEMFDYLPVSSLSYPDQETLKSILETQGFTPVRFRNFVFGNAVLHIARKPL; this is translated from the coding sequence ATGTCCGAATTTCAAATGCCTCAAGTCGATCGCAAAGCCGGTTTTGTTCGGGAGAACTTCAACAAGATCGCCGAAAAATACGATCGATTCAACGACTGGAACAGTTTTCTTCTACACCGTGTTTGGAAGAATCGTTTGGTTTCAGAGGTCGAAAAGAATCTACCGAATCATCTTCAAGTTATGGATCTTTGTTGTGGAACCGGGGATATTTCTCTGCGTTTGGAAAATTCTCCCTCGGTGGATCACGTTACCTGCGTGGACTTTTCCGAAAATATGCTCGAGATCGCAAAGACCCGTCTTGAAAAACAAGCGGCTCAGGGTCGGGTCCGTTTCGAGGTTGGAGACGCGACCGCGCTGAAGAATTTTAAGGATTCTCAATTTGATGCGGTTTCGATCGGCTTCGGTCTGAGAAACGTAGACGATCTTCCTAAGGCGCTTCGTGAAATTCACCGAGTATTGAAACCCGGCGGTTTGTTTTTGAATCTGGACGTGGGCAAGGTGAAAAATCCTCTGATCCGCGCCTTTGCGGACTTTTACTTTTTTAAGATTGTTCCGATTCTCGGTTACATTCTTTGGGGTGGTAAGAATGAAATGTTCGATTACCTTCCCGTTTCCTCCCTTTCTTATCCCGATCAGGAAACTCTAAAGTCGATTTTGGAAACGCAAGGGTTTACTCCGGTCCGTTTTCGGAACTTTGTTTTCGGAAACGCGGTTCTTCATATCGCTAGAAAACCTCTCTAA
- a CDS encoding MotA/TolQ/ExbB proton channel family protein produces MEALFAKGGWVSILILIVSFINLGLFIRVLTFLPVLKRKLLFRLQGGDQNGNKDKQNPDLKFFLEDSEEFFTREFFGPETMISWIRNLAGIATMLGLLGTVIGISVAFEEMKNAGTVSLEIFSEGIRLALNTTIQGLCVAIPSVLGFQYLKTVLHKTEIELKSSVDDLSSISGKLSE; encoded by the coding sequence GTGGAAGCCTTGTTTGCAAAAGGGGGATGGGTTTCAATTCTCATCTTGATCGTAAGTTTCATCAATCTCGGACTTTTTATCAGAGTTCTCACATTCCTTCCCGTTCTCAAAAGAAAACTTCTGTTCCGACTTCAAGGCGGAGATCAAAACGGAAACAAGGACAAACAAAATCCGGACTTAAAATTTTTTCTCGAAGACTCCGAAGAATTTTTTACGCGGGAATTTTTCGGTCCCGAAACGATGATCTCTTGGATTCGAAATCTCGCGGGAATCGCTACGATGCTCGGACTTCTCGGAACCGTGATCGGAATTTCGGTTGCGTTCGAAGAAATGAAAAACGCAGGCACGGTAAGTCTTGAAATTTTTTCCGAGGGAATCCGACTCGCGCTCAATACGACGATCCAAGGTCTTTGTGTCGCGATCCCGTCCGTTCTTGGATTTCAATATTTAAAAACCGTTCTTCATAAAACCGAAATCGAACTCAAATCCTCCGTCGACGACCTATCTTCCATTTCCGGTAAACTCTCTGAATGA
- a CDS encoding ExbD/TolR family protein, whose product MKKNPSKRRSLLEGDDSPLDMTSMLDVVFILLIFAMVAMSFQKEVHTLPVALPKANVDAGGTGTKKEVYLLKNGNLRYAGSDFNENGWKQLVSKGEFNRNVVWVYGDEEVGYGKFVFVLNSFKNSNLKELHLAVKKE is encoded by the coding sequence ATGAAAAAGAATCCTTCCAAACGAAGAAGTCTTTTAGAGGGGGACGATTCTCCCTTAGACATGACGAGTATGTTGGACGTAGTCTTCATACTTTTAATCTTCGCGATGGTTGCGATGAGTTTTCAAAAGGAGGTTCATACTCTTCCGGTCGCGCTTCCGAAAGCGAACGTGGATGCGGGAGGAACCGGAACCAAAAAGGAAGTGTATCTTTTAAAGAACGGAAATCTGCGTTATGCGGGATCGGACTTCAACGAAAACGGTTGGAAACAACTCGTTTCCAAGGGAGAATTCAATCGGAACGTAGTCTGGGTTTACGGAGACGAGGAAGTCGGTTACGGAAAGTTTGTGTTCGTGTTAAACAGTTTCAAAAATTCTAATTTAAAAGAACTGCATTTAGCGGTCAAAAAAGAATGA
- a CDS encoding nucleotide pyrophosphohydrolase produces MSESELSLKEAQAKVDEWISNFGVRYFSELTNLAILMEEVGEFSRLMARKYGDQSFKKGEDPEGIPKEMGDILFVLICLANQMGISLEDALRATLKKNTERDKNRHKENPKLNS; encoded by the coding sequence ATGAGCGAAAGCGAACTTTCTCTCAAAGAGGCGCAAGCGAAGGTAGACGAATGGATCTCCAACTTCGGAGTTCGTTATTTTTCAGAGCTTACCAATCTTGCGATCCTAATGGAGGAAGTGGGAGAATTCTCCAGATTGATGGCCAGAAAATACGGGGATCAATCCTTTAAAAAGGGAGAGGATCCGGAAGGAATTCCCAAAGAGATGGGAGATATTCTTTTTGTGTTGATCTGTTTGGCCAATCAGATGGGAATTTCTCTCGAAGACGCGTTACGCGCCACTTTAAAAAAGAACACCGAAAGGGACAAGAATCGTCACAAGGAAAATCCTAAGTTGAATTCCTGA